The proteins below come from a single Aegilops tauschii subsp. strangulata cultivar AL8/78 chromosome 6, Aet v6.0, whole genome shotgun sequence genomic window:
- the LOC120961894 gene encoding uncharacterized protein, whose protein sequence is MLRLRSRILAHLLFSPATSPHRSPHPAASHSTLRRLLLSAAVPPRTGFAVHEYLVETCGLTEAQALKASAKLSHLKSPSKPDAVPAFLAGLGLSTADIAAVVPRDPRFLCAGVERTLAPNVLGLAGLGLSRSQIARLVSLVPGEFRRRSIVSNLPYYQSLFGSYENLLRVLNRNNSLLGCSLDKVVKPNVAFLRECGLGDCDITKLCCKNTGILSNNPERVQAMAARAEGLGVPRSSGMFREALMAVATMSQEMIAAKVNYLKNTFRWSEAEVSIAVHRSPMVLVRSKNMLQSKSEFLISEVRLEPVNIAHRPVMLGLSLEGRLRPRHYVMRFLKANGLLDCDRSYFSAVMVTEKLSAIVCLVHVNFMLLIVDETDNMIVSPSFNAQYYDRRLTSLVLNETQMNFHGYGWTVAKGAGPREGRVESGVAS, encoded by the exons atgctcCGCCTCCGAAGCCGCATCCTCGCCCACCTCCTCTTTTCTCCCGCCACCTCTCCCCACCGCTCCCCTCATCCAGCCGCCTCGCACTCCacactccgccgcctcctcctctccgcGGCCGTTCCCCCACGCACCGGATTCGCGGTACATGAGTACCTCGTCGAGACCTGCGGCCTCACCGAAGCCCAGGCACTCAAGGCCTCGGCGAAGCTCTCCCACCTCAAGTCCCCCTCCAAGCCAGACGCCGTCCCCGCCTTCCTCGCAGGCCTCGGCCTCTCCACCGCCGACATCGCCGCCGTCGTCCCCAGGGACCCGCGGTTTCTCTGCGCCGGCGTTGAGAGAACCCTGGCCCCCAACGTCCTAGGGCTCGCCGGCCTCGGCCTGTCACGCTCGCAGATCGCGCGCCTCGTCTCGCTCGTCCCCGGCGAATTCCGCCGTAGATCCATCGTCTCCAACCTACCATACTACCAGTCTCTCTTCGGCTCCTACGAGAACCTCCTCCGGGTGCTCAACCGGAACAACTCTCTCCTGGGATGCAGCCTCGACAAGGTGGTCAAGCCCAATGTCGCCTTCCTGCGGGAGTGCGGGCTAGGTGATTGTGATATCACCAAGCTGTGCTGCAAGAACACGGGGATTCTTAGCAATAACCCGGAGCGCGTCCAGGCGATGGCGGCACGTGCCGAAGGTTTAGGCGTGCCCCGCAGCTCTGGAATGTTCAGAGAAGCGCTGATGGCTGTTGCAACCATGAGTCAGGAGATGATTGCCGCCAAAGTGAATTACCTCAAGAACACATTCAGGTGGTCAGAAGCTGAGGTGTCCATTGCTGTTCATCGTTCTCCGATGGTGCTGGTGAGGTCTAAGAACATGCTGCAGAGCAAATCAGAGTTCCTTATCTCTGAGGTGAGATTGGAACCGGTAAACATTGCTCATCGACCAGTAATGCTTGGGCTCAGCCTGGAGGGCCGGCTCAGGCCCCGACACTATGTTATGAGGTTTCTTAAGGCAAATGGATTGCTAGACTGCGACAGGAGCTACTTTTCTGCAGTCATGGTGACCGAGAAG TTATCTGCTATAGTATGTCTGGTACATGTTAATTTTATGTTGCTAATCGTGGATGAAACTGATAATATGATTGTGAGTCCTT CTTTCAATGCGCAGTATTATGATAGGAGATTAACCTCATTGGTTCTGAATGAGACGCAGATGAATTTTCATGGCTACGGGTGGACAGTGGCGAAGGGGGCAGGCCCGCGAGAGGGCAGGGTGGAGAGCGGGGTAGCCAGCTGA